One Nicotiana sylvestris chromosome 12, ASM39365v2, whole genome shotgun sequence genomic window carries:
- the LOC138883159 gene encoding uncharacterized protein, translating into MRVIGKCNVLEGALRDKEEELEVNKGVEVQCVDLQAQVTSLWAELDQCLVRADALSGKVAEKTTDLEKAELNRLAASTKVEDLEAAILVLRSEWANDLETDKFIEEWIEERIGELEKEVLSLSDQVVILEA; encoded by the coding sequence ATGAGGGTCATCGGCAAGTGCAACGTCCTTGAAGGAGCGTTAAGGGACAAAGAAGAGGAGCTCGAGGTGAACAAGGGAGTTGAGGTCCAATGTGTGGACCTTCAGGCCCAAGTGACTTCTCTGTGGGCTGAGCTCGATCAATGTTTGGTCAGGGCCGATGCTTTGAGTGGCAAGGTCGCCGAGAAGACAACGGATTTGGAAAAGGCCGAGTTGAATCGGTTGGCAGCTTCAACAAAAGTGGAGGATTTAGAGGCTGCAATACTTGTTCTCCGATCTGAGTGGGCAAACGATTTGGAGACAGACAAATTCATAGAAGAGTGGATCGAAGAGCGGATAGGGGAGCTTGAAAAAGAGGTTTTGAGCCTTAGTGACCAAGTTGTCATTCTCGAGGCCTAG